One segment of Ancylothrix sp. D3o DNA contains the following:
- a CDS encoding ThiF family adenylyltransferase, which produces MSIFLHEQIYRTPEVMAKIKKLPVTICGAGALGANLTENLARTGFSNLKIIDRDRIEERNLSTQPYYRSDIGAFKAKILSNSLYRALGLKMEVQTKELTAENAAQLIAKPSLVIDTFDNSISRQTVKDYCVAANLDCLHIGLASDYAEVIWNQNYRVPSPVNDDVCDYPLARNLVLLAVAVASEIIIKFAATGTQESFTITLGDFTIQPF; this is translated from the coding sequence ATGTCAATTTTTTTGCACGAACAAATTTACAGAACCCCGGAAGTCATGGCGAAAATTAAAAAACTACCCGTGACAATTTGTGGAGCCGGTGCATTAGGAGCAAACCTTACAGAAAACCTAGCAAGAACCGGTTTTTCTAACCTCAAAATCATCGACAGAGATCGCATAGAAGAGCGAAATCTTTCCACCCAACCCTATTATCGCTCAGATATTGGCGCATTCAAAGCCAAAATTCTCAGCAACAGCCTCTATCGCGCCTTGGGGTTAAAAATGGAGGTACAAACCAAAGAATTAACCGCAGAAAATGCAGCCCAACTCATCGCCAAACCCAGCTTAGTTATCGATACTTTTGATAACAGCATCTCCCGCCAAACCGTAAAAGATTATTGTGTAGCAGCAAACCTTGATTGCTTGCACATTGGTTTAGCATCAGATTATGCCGAGGTTATTTGGAATCAAAATTATCGCGTTCCCTCTCCCGTCAATGATGATGTCTGTGATTATCCCTTAGCCAGAAACCTAGTGTTATTGGCTGTGGCTGTCGCATCTGAAATTATTATTAAATTTGCAGCCACCGGCACCCAAGAAAGTTTTACAATAACACTAGGCGATTTTACCATTCAACCTTTTTGA
- a CDS encoding DUF924 family protein — protein sequence MSKVDEILEFWFGKSSDSNYGKRREIWFTKDPLFDEELRNRFYTDYQLATTGSLDTWQDSPRSCLALILLLDQIPRNIFRGQIEAFGTDFKAVVAAQNAIEKGFDKEMLPVERWFIYLPFEHSENMEHQRRCIELFEALKDDPESGYAIDYAIQHFKIMERFGRFPHRNAILGRESTPEEIEFLQQENSSF from the coding sequence ATGTCAAAAGTTGATGAAATCTTAGAATTTTGGTTTGGCAAATCTTCGGATTCTAACTATGGCAAACGTCGAGAAATATGGTTCACAAAAGATCCGTTGTTTGATGAAGAACTACGCAACCGATTTTATACAGATTATCAATTAGCCACCACCGGCTCACTCGATACCTGGCAAGACTCACCGCGCAGTTGTTTAGCTTTAATTCTGTTGTTAGATCAAATTCCCCGCAATATATTTCGCGGACAAATTGAGGCATTTGGCACTGATTTTAAAGCCGTTGTTGCTGCTCAAAATGCCATTGAAAAAGGCTTTGATAAAGAAATGCTGCCGGTGGAGAGATGGTTTATTTATTTACCCTTTGAACATAGCGAAAATATGGAACATCAACGCCGGTGTATAGAATTGTTTGAGGCGTTAAAAGACGACCCCGAAAGTGGTTATGCCATTGATTATGCCATTCAGCATTTTAAAATAATGGAACGTTTTGGCCGGTTTCCTCACCGCAATGCCATTTTGGGCCGAGAAAGCACCCCCGAAGAAATTGAATTTTTACAACAAGAAAACTCATCTTTTTAG
- a CDS encoding TIGR01777 family oxidoreductase, which produces MKVAITGATGFVGTRLVERLQGEGHQVVALTRDAERGRKYFPAQAFPNVEVVVYDPKQSGEWQNAISGCDGVVNLAGAPIAEERWTPARKQEIIESRQLGTQKIVEAIAKAQQKPSVLVNASAIGYYGASETATFDENSAAGNDFLAQVCTAWETEAQKVKQTGTRLVILRTGIVLGMGGAVAKMLLPFKMYAGGPLGSGRQWFSWIHRDDLVNLMIEALKNPQFEGVFNATAPNPVRMNDFCKVMGDVMNRPSWLPVPDFALEMLLGDAAQVVLEGQQVLPKRALNGGFKYQYSTVKPALEDILKGA; this is translated from the coding sequence ATGAAAGTAGCAATTACAGGGGCCACCGGCTTTGTTGGGACGCGATTGGTTGAGAGATTGCAGGGAGAAGGGCATCAAGTTGTGGCGTTAACGCGGGATGCAGAACGGGGACGGAAATATTTTCCGGCGCAAGCGTTTCCTAATGTTGAGGTGGTGGTTTATGATCCCAAGCAGTCGGGGGAATGGCAGAATGCGATTTCTGGGTGCGATGGGGTGGTAAATTTGGCGGGGGCGCCGATTGCTGAGGAACGCTGGACACCGGCCCGCAAACAAGAAATTATTGAAAGTCGTCAACTTGGGACGCAAAAAATTGTAGAAGCGATTGCTAAAGCACAGCAGAAACCTTCGGTTTTAGTTAATGCTTCGGCGATAGGATATTATGGGGCGAGTGAAACAGCAACGTTTGATGAAAATAGCGCTGCTGGAAATGATTTTTTGGCACAAGTTTGCACGGCTTGGGAAACAGAAGCTCAAAAGGTAAAACAGACAGGAACTCGTTTAGTTATTTTGCGGACGGGGATTGTTTTGGGGATGGGAGGTGCGGTGGCAAAAATGTTGTTGCCGTTTAAAATGTATGCCGGTGGGCCGTTGGGAAGTGGCCGGCAGTGGTTTTCTTGGATTCACCGCGATGATTTGGTAAATTTGATGATTGAGGCATTAAAAAATCCCCAATTTGAAGGGGTATTTAATGCGACGGCACCTAATCCTGTACGGATGAATGATTTTTGTAAGGTGATGGGAGACGTGATGAACCGGCCTTCATGGTTGCCGGTGCCTGATTTTGCTTTAGAGATGTTGTTGGGTGATGCTGCTCAGGTGGTTTTGGAGGGGCAACAAGTGTTACCAAAACGTGCATTAAATGGCGGTTTTAAGTATCAGTATTCCACTGTAAAACCGGCCCTTGAGGATATTTTGAAAGGGGCTTAA
- a CDS encoding class I fructose-bisphosphate aldolase, whose amino-acid sequence MTGTLITPSSIESLLGKEADYLLNYQAKISKETLHLPGPDWIDRIWQQTDRNPQVLRSLQQLYSSGRLANTGYLSMLPVDQGIEHSAGASFAPNPIYFDPENIIKLALEAGCNGVATTLGVLGSVSRKYAHKIPFIVKINHNELLTHPNKYDQIMFANVEQAWNLGAVAVGATIYFGSDQSTRQIQEVSEAFAHAHKLGMATILWCYLRNNAFKQVKDYHTAADLTGQANHLGVTIQADIIKQKLPECNNGYGGVADATGKKYGMTNAKVYSELTTDHPIDLTRYQVLNCYSGRASLINSGGATSKNDFAEAVRTAVINKRAGGAGLISGRKTFQRPFDEGVKLFHAIQDVYLNPEITIA is encoded by the coding sequence ATGACAGGCACATTAATAACCCCCTCATCCATTGAAAGCTTACTAGGAAAAGAAGCGGACTATCTCCTCAACTATCAAGCCAAAATCTCCAAAGAAACATTACACCTCCCCGGCCCAGATTGGATTGATAGAATTTGGCAGCAAACAGACAGAAACCCTCAAGTATTACGCAGCCTGCAACAACTTTATTCCAGCGGACGCTTAGCCAACACAGGCTATCTTTCTATGTTGCCAGTTGACCAAGGAATTGAACACTCTGCCGGCGCATCTTTTGCACCCAATCCCATCTATTTTGACCCAGAAAATATCATCAAATTAGCCCTAGAAGCCGGTTGCAATGGGGTGGCGACAACACTAGGAGTATTAGGCAGTGTTTCCCGCAAATATGCCCACAAAATCCCCTTTATTGTCAAAATAAACCACAACGAATTGCTTACCCACCCCAACAAATATGACCAAATCATGTTTGCCAACGTAGAACAAGCTTGGAATTTAGGAGCAGTAGCCGTTGGAGCAACTATTTATTTCGGTTCCGATCAATCTACTCGGCAAATACAAGAAGTCAGCGAAGCGTTTGCTCATGCTCATAAATTAGGCATGGCAACAATACTTTGGTGCTACCTTCGTAATAACGCTTTTAAACAAGTCAAAGACTATCACACCGCCGCCGATCTCACCGGCCAAGCCAATCATCTTGGCGTAACAATTCAAGCCGATATCATCAAACAAAAACTGCCAGAATGCAACAACGGTTACGGCGGAGTTGCAGACGCCACCGGCAAAAAATATGGCATGACTAACGCCAAAGTTTATAGCGAATTAACCACCGATCATCCTATCGATTTAACACGCTATCAAGTGTTAAACTGCTATAGCGGTCGTGCGAGTTTAATCAACTCTGGCGGAGCCACCAGCAAAAATGATTTTGCCGAAGCAGTGCGAACCGCAGTGATCAACAAGCGGGCCGGGGGTGCCGGTTTAATTTCGGGCCGTAAGACTTTCCAGCGTCCTTTCGATGAAGGTGTCAAGCTGTTTCACGCCATACAGGATGTTTATCTCAATCCTGAGATTACGATAGCTTGA
- a CDS encoding pyridoxal phosphate-dependent aminotransferase, with the protein MKLAARVGKVTPSITLAIAAKAKAMKADGIDVCSFSAGEPDFDTPEHIKTAAKQALDSGKTKYGPAAGEPKLREAIARKLKNDNNLDYAAENVIVTNGGKHSLYNLMMVLLDQGDEVIIPAPYWLSYPEMVALAGGVSVIVPTDAESNYKITPEQLRNACTEKTRLFVLNSPSNPTGMVYTPEEISALAEVVVEKNILVVSDEIYEKIIYDDAKHISIGSLGKEIFERTIISSGFAKAYSMTGWRLGYLAGPVEIIKAANSLQGHSTSNVCTFAQYGGIAALENSQECVEKMRLAFAERRKVMYEMLNAIPGLYCPKPEGAFYLFPNISKTGLNSMEFCNALLETQQVATIPGGAFGADDCIRLSYATDLATIETGMSRLEAFVKGII; encoded by the coding sequence ATGAAGCTGGCAGCACGAGTGGGTAAGGTAACACCTTCTATCACATTGGCAATCGCCGCCAAAGCCAAAGCGATGAAGGCAGACGGAATTGATGTCTGTAGTTTTAGCGCCGGTGAGCCGGATTTTGACACGCCGGAACACATCAAAACCGCCGCAAAACAAGCACTAGATAGCGGCAAAACCAAATATGGCCCCGCTGCCGGTGAGCCAAAATTACGCGAAGCAATTGCCCGGAAACTGAAGAATGACAACAATTTAGACTATGCCGCCGAAAACGTAATTGTTACGAATGGCGGCAAACATTCCCTTTATAACTTAATGATGGTGCTCCTTGATCAGGGGGATGAAGTAATTATTCCTGCGCCCTATTGGCTGTCTTATCCAGAAATGGTAGCATTGGCCGGTGGAGTCTCAGTAATTGTGCCAACAGATGCAGAAAGTAACTATAAAATTACCCCCGAACAACTGCGAAATGCTTGCACAGAAAAAACCCGATTATTTGTTTTAAATTCGCCATCAAACCCGACCGGCATGGTGTACACACCGGAAGAAATTTCTGCCTTAGCAGAAGTCGTGGTAGAAAAAAATATCTTAGTCGTTTCCGATGAAATTTACGAAAAAATTATTTACGACGATGCCAAGCATATTAGCATCGGTTCGCTGGGAAAAGAAATTTTTGAGCGGACAATAATCAGCAGCGGATTTGCCAAAGCTTACTCCATGACCGGCTGGCGGTTAGGATATTTAGCCGGGCCGGTGGAGATTATTAAAGCAGCAAATTCTCTTCAAGGGCATAGTACCTCAAATGTGTGTACTTTCGCTCAATATGGTGGAATTGCTGCCCTTGAAAACTCCCAAGAATGCGTCGAAAAAATGCGTTTAGCCTTTGCAGAACGTCGCAAAGTTATGTATGAAATGCTCAACGCCATTCCCGGCTTATATTGCCCTAAACCTGAAGGCGCATTTTATCTGTTTCCAAACATCAGTAAAACCGGCCTGAATTCAATGGAATTTTGTAATGCTTTGCTGGAAACTCAGCAAGTCGCCACCATTCCAGGGGGAGCTTTTGGTGCCGATGATTGCATTCGCTTATCCTATGCAACCGATCTGGCAACCATCGAAACAGGAATGAGCCGGTTAGAAGCCTTTGTCAAAGGTATAATTTAG